A single genomic interval of Stieleria maiorica harbors:
- a CDS encoding efflux RND transporter permease subunit produces the protein MNLPALAVKYRPIVISATLLCMAWGAITYFTIPRREDPEFTIRVCVVSTTWAGAPAEKVEELITDKLEQQLVSIEEVDHIRSTTLTGQSTIFVELDDRVPPAEIQAVWDKVRTRVEATEMPDESIEPVVNDEFGDTAVLVLAIHQVPTHGRDHVRPQDAYTLRQLERFAEDVQDELRLLPGIAKVDMFGAREEAIFIETDLPNWSQLNLTTRQLEDLAKERNIIQPGGDIDTSAGHFSVKPAGEFNAVNEISQIASVVRSDEGGNSVYLSDLGLSVRRGYEDPPQYLCRYGDTQETSPAVTLGITMKSGSNIIDICDSAKRRVYELTELEKRLPPDIAVTPVSDQSENVSAKIGEVVLNVVEAVLIVVVVVFLVVGFRTSFVMAANIPIVVLMSIGFISVFGVQLEQISLAALIISLGLLVDNAVQVCDQARTNQMAGMKPFPAAVEGANTLAIPMLVGTLTTMAAFVPMLVALEGGGKEYIYSLPVTVSTTLALSWVLAMTLCVILAGTFIRTRQDDRPASPLVRAAANVTGRVTRLLGRQSSVSNEQGSHKEGLLFRIYERTGRLALRWKWLTLLATLVALGLVLTLPVSSEFFPDANRDQFAVKIHLPESATIAQTDAVAKQVEQILQRLSPVASGEPVYGGHEEKLRAMRTLVGGGGSRWHLAWTPEPPARNYAEILVRTTDGRYTSDFSHRLRTVCERGDAELGIEPIAGARIVPVKLALGPPADPLVFRVIGSGYADPALLRQAANRLKRIVNAQPETWNVHDSWGVEGYQIQVDVDKDRATLAGVTNAQVAKTLNSYYSGLRLTTFREGDHQVPIYFKLRPEERRSIRGLQESYVEGDNGKIPLSSLAGFQFSWEPARIERRDMNRVIKVSAQMEPGVTGNDVVNRVLQLEDFQRLEASLPVGFRIETGGSYEESQEAGGQMMISFGISFLLIVMCLVIQYNGWSKPLIILATLPMALAGAWLGLFLSDNSLGFMPQLGILALFGIVLNTAIIFIEFADLLIAEKVRASDSAGPIAGIDRDVFHQSLLQAGKQRMLPIFLTTATTVGGLLPLALSGGPLWAGLAWCMIAGLLLTTVLTLYVVPTLYAILVETLRVKPVAVDASLDSATMV, from the coding sequence ATGAACCTGCCGGCGCTGGCGGTCAAATACCGCCCGATCGTGATTTCCGCGACCCTGTTGTGCATGGCATGGGGCGCGATCACCTACTTCACCATTCCACGGCGAGAGGATCCGGAGTTTACGATCCGTGTCTGTGTGGTTTCCACGACATGGGCCGGGGCGCCGGCGGAGAAGGTCGAGGAATTGATCACCGACAAGCTTGAACAACAGCTGGTCAGCATTGAAGAGGTGGATCACATCCGATCGACCACGTTGACCGGCCAATCGACGATCTTCGTGGAGCTGGACGATCGAGTCCCGCCTGCGGAAATCCAAGCGGTCTGGGACAAGGTGCGGACGCGTGTCGAGGCAACGGAGATGCCGGACGAGTCGATCGAACCGGTTGTCAACGACGAATTCGGTGACACCGCGGTTCTGGTGCTCGCGATCCATCAGGTTCCCACGCACGGGCGCGATCACGTTCGGCCTCAAGACGCCTACACGCTGCGACAGCTGGAACGATTCGCCGAGGACGTTCAGGACGAGTTGCGGTTGCTGCCGGGGATTGCCAAAGTCGACATGTTCGGTGCCCGCGAGGAGGCCATTTTCATTGAAACGGACCTGCCCAACTGGTCCCAGTTGAATCTCACCACCCGGCAGTTGGAGGATTTGGCGAAGGAGCGAAACATCATCCAACCGGGCGGTGACATCGATACGTCGGCGGGCCACTTTTCGGTCAAGCCTGCCGGCGAGTTCAATGCGGTCAATGAAATCAGCCAAATCGCCAGCGTGGTGCGTTCGGACGAGGGCGGGAACAGTGTGTACCTGTCGGATCTGGGGTTGAGCGTCCGTCGCGGTTATGAAGATCCCCCGCAATACCTCTGTCGCTATGGCGATACCCAGGAAACGTCGCCGGCGGTCACGCTGGGGATCACGATGAAGTCGGGTTCGAACATCATCGACATCTGCGATTCGGCCAAGCGACGGGTTTATGAATTGACGGAGTTGGAAAAACGGCTTCCGCCGGACATCGCGGTGACACCGGTCAGCGATCAATCGGAAAACGTTTCGGCAAAGATCGGCGAAGTGGTATTGAATGTGGTCGAGGCGGTTCTGATCGTCGTGGTCGTCGTTTTCTTGGTCGTCGGCTTTCGCACCTCGTTCGTGATGGCCGCGAACATTCCGATCGTGGTGTTGATGTCGATCGGGTTTATTTCTGTCTTCGGCGTCCAGCTGGAACAGATTTCTTTGGCCGCCCTGATCATTTCGCTGGGTCTGTTGGTCGACAACGCGGTGCAGGTTTGCGATCAAGCGCGGACGAACCAGATGGCGGGGATGAAACCCTTTCCGGCCGCGGTCGAAGGCGCCAACACGCTGGCGATTCCGATGCTGGTGGGAACGCTGACGACGATGGCGGCGTTTGTGCCGATGCTGGTCGCGCTTGAAGGTGGCGGCAAGGAATACATCTACAGCCTGCCCGTGACGGTCTCAACGACACTCGCGCTCAGTTGGGTTCTGGCGATGACATTGTGCGTGATTTTGGCGGGTACGTTTATCCGCACGCGGCAGGATGATCGCCCCGCATCACCGCTGGTGCGAGCGGCGGCGAATGTCACCGGGCGGGTCACGCGATTGCTGGGACGACAGTCGAGTGTGTCCAATGAGCAGGGAAGTCACAAAGAGGGCTTGCTGTTTCGGATCTACGAACGCACCGGTCGGCTGGCATTGCGATGGAAATGGTTGACGCTGCTGGCAACCCTTGTGGCGCTCGGACTGGTCCTGACATTGCCGGTCAGTTCTGAATTCTTTCCCGATGCCAATCGTGATCAATTCGCCGTCAAGATCCATTTGCCCGAGTCGGCGACGATCGCGCAGACGGACGCCGTCGCAAAGCAGGTCGAACAGATTTTGCAACGACTGAGCCCCGTTGCTTCCGGCGAGCCCGTTTATGGAGGCCACGAGGAAAAACTGCGTGCGATGCGAACCCTGGTCGGTGGAGGCGGATCCAGATGGCACCTCGCCTGGACGCCTGAGCCGCCGGCACGGAACTATGCGGAAATCCTGGTGCGGACGACCGACGGTCGCTACACGTCAGACTTTTCTCATCGCTTGCGGACGGTCTGTGAGCGTGGCGATGCGGAGTTGGGCATCGAACCGATTGCCGGGGCGCGGATCGTTCCGGTCAAGTTGGCTCTCGGACCGCCCGCCGACCCGTTGGTGTTTCGCGTGATCGGCAGCGGGTATGCCGACCCGGCTCTGCTGCGTCAAGCGGCCAATCGGCTGAAGCGAATCGTCAACGCACAACCAGAAACCTGGAACGTGCACGATTCCTGGGGCGTGGAGGGGTACCAGATTCAAGTGGACGTCGACAAGGATCGGGCCACGCTGGCGGGTGTGACCAACGCCCAAGTCGCCAAGACACTCAATTCGTATTACTCGGGACTGAGGCTGACGACGTTTCGCGAGGGTGATCATCAGGTCCCGATCTACTTCAAGTTGCGTCCCGAGGAACGCCGCTCGATTCGGGGGCTTCAGGAGTCGTATGTGGAAGGCGACAACGGCAAGATCCCGCTGTCGTCGCTGGCCGGATTTCAATTTTCGTGGGAACCGGCCAGGATCGAGCGTCGTGACATGAATCGCGTGATCAAGGTGTCGGCGCAGATGGAGCCGGGGGTCACCGGAAATGATGTCGTCAATCGTGTGTTGCAGTTGGAGGACTTCCAACGGCTGGAAGCATCGTTGCCGGTCGGTTTTCGGATCGAAACCGGCGGTTCGTACGAAGAAAGTCAGGAAGCGGGCGGGCAGATGATGATTTCGTTCGGCATTTCATTCTTGCTGATCGTGATGTGTCTGGTCATCCAGTACAACGGATGGTCCAAGCCGTTGATCATTCTGGCAACACTGCCGATGGCGTTGGCCGGTGCTTGGCTGGGTCTGTTTCTGTCAGACAATTCACTGGGGTTCATGCCGCAGCTAGGTATTCTGGCTTTGTTCGGCATCGTCTTGAACACCGCGATCATCTTCATCGAGTTTGCGGATCTATTGATTGCAGAGAAGGTCCGGGCATCCGACTCAGCGGGCCCGATCGCGGGCATCGATCGAGACGTCTTCCATCAAAGTCTGCTTCAGGCCGGAAAGCAACGGATGCTGCCGATCTTTTTAACCACGGCAACGACCGTCGGCGGTCTACTGCCACTGGCTTTGAGCGGAGGCCCGTTGTGGGCCGGACTTGCCTGGTGCATGATCGCCGGCTTGCTGCTGACGACGGTGTTGACGCTGTATGTGGTTCCCACGTTGTATGCCATTTTGGTGGAAACCTTGCGCGTCAAGCCGGTCGCCGTGGATGCATCACTGGACAGTGCCACGATGGTTTAG
- a CDS encoding efflux RND transporter periplasmic adaptor subunit has product MFHSKPTAVLLATSVLLLSGCSKRQSDLPPKAPRPVTVMDLMKIVPEDSFTVSGSATSWKTEQMGFEVGGRVQWVLEPGKNIDGRTMDADGTVIQDGTPLAALDPTQYEVAVDSARASLEAAQLDAEIIAQRIRDSIPADIRSAEADLKLARSEYDRVQLLRQSNAASQADFEDAQNRVATEEARLDRLKASKSQAEVELKAAEARVKSAQQALRDAERDLENTVLYASYPGQISEVQVVPGSVVSAGSPVLTLQMINPIKVAIEVSAKQSRDLERRRQLPVSFTLPDGSRTERNAMVYNVDPSADPSTRTFSVSLLIMNEQYRAPLTHLAGGETFARTQDIWPLKLNKIIGAPDNILVVEENSIERDAGGDYVWVATNARFGERLQEVTTVRKHYLTVLDARLPFLGNWVFRPVLFQQNNDNDGEKIDRESLITGKLEYPDDDRANWDGKSVVVDGGAHWVLRPGDLVSASVSDRRREEGYFVPVEAIYQESDRTYVFLVENDRAKRTEVIAELPETLSSGSLIQIRSLAGDEFAPGARMIVKGVHFLMDGEPVKVITSELPEHVSPEQEPVSGKEVSQ; this is encoded by the coding sequence ATGTTTCACAGCAAACCTACGGCCGTCTTGCTCGCGACCTCCGTCCTCTTGTTGTCGGGCTGTTCAAAGCGGCAGAGCGATCTGCCGCCCAAGGCGCCGCGACCGGTCACGGTGATGGATCTTATGAAGATCGTCCCGGAAGACTCGTTCACCGTTTCCGGTTCGGCGACGTCTTGGAAAACCGAACAGATGGGTTTTGAAGTCGGCGGGCGGGTGCAGTGGGTACTCGAACCGGGAAAGAACATCGACGGGCGGACGATGGATGCCGACGGCACGGTGATTCAAGACGGAACTCCGCTGGCGGCTCTGGACCCGACGCAGTACGAAGTGGCTGTCGATTCGGCACGCGCGTCCCTGGAAGCGGCCCAGTTGGACGCGGAGATCATCGCCCAGCGGATCCGAGATTCGATCCCCGCGGACATCCGTTCGGCGGAGGCGGATTTGAAGTTGGCCCGATCGGAGTACGACCGAGTGCAGTTGCTGCGACAATCCAATGCGGCATCGCAAGCAGATTTCGAGGACGCACAAAACCGCGTCGCGACCGAAGAGGCGCGACTGGATCGCTTGAAGGCTTCCAAGAGCCAAGCGGAGGTGGAGCTGAAAGCAGCCGAAGCACGCGTCAAATCGGCTCAGCAAGCTCTGCGCGATGCCGAGCGAGATCTGGAGAACACGGTCCTGTACGCGTCCTACCCCGGGCAGATCTCCGAAGTCCAAGTGGTCCCGGGAAGCGTGGTGTCGGCCGGGTCGCCGGTGTTGACACTGCAGATGATCAATCCGATCAAAGTGGCGATCGAGGTTTCGGCAAAACAATCCCGCGACCTGGAGCGGCGTCGTCAACTACCGGTCTCCTTCACCTTACCCGACGGCAGCCGAACCGAACGTAACGCGATGGTTTACAACGTCGATCCCAGCGCCGATCCGTCGACAAGAACGTTCTCGGTTTCGCTATTGATCATGAACGAACAGTACCGTGCACCGTTGACGCACTTGGCGGGCGGCGAGACGTTCGCACGCACCCAGGACATTTGGCCGCTGAAGTTGAACAAGATCATCGGCGCCCCGGACAACATTCTGGTCGTCGAGGAAAACTCGATCGAACGGGACGCCGGCGGCGACTACGTTTGGGTCGCAACCAATGCCCGTTTCGGAGAACGTCTGCAGGAGGTCACGACGGTCCGAAAACACTACTTGACCGTTCTGGATGCGAGGTTGCCGTTTCTGGGCAATTGGGTTTTTCGTCCGGTGCTGTTCCAGCAAAACAACGATAACGACGGGGAGAAAATCGACCGCGAGTCGTTGATCACTGGAAAGCTTGAGTATCCCGACGACGATCGCGCGAACTGGGATGGCAAGTCGGTGGTGGTCGATGGTGGGGCACATTGGGTGCTGCGTCCCGGGGATCTGGTCAGCGCGAGCGTGTCCGATCGCCGCCGCGAGGAAGGCTACTTTGTGCCCGTCGAAGCGATCTATCAGGAATCGGATCGCACGTACGTCTTCTTGGTTGAAAACGATCGAGCGAAACGGACCGAGGTGATCGCCGAGCTTCCGGAGACGTTGAGTTCCGGTTCGTTGATTCAGATTCGTTCCCTGGCCGGCGATGAGTTCGCTCCGGGGGCTCGAATGATTGTCAAGGGCGTGCACTTTCTGATGGACGGCGAGCCGGTCAAGGTGATCACCAGTGAGCTGCCCGAACATGTTTCACCCGAACAAGAGCCTGTCTCCGGCAAGGAGGTGTCCCAATGA
- a CDS encoding TetR/AcrR family transcriptional regulator: MKHTDRKRADILAAAVAEFRKYGYDNTTMDQIADAAGASKRTVYNHFGSKEGMFEAIVREMMDRSDVLTGGEYDAEQPLPRQLKRIANEIIDTLKDESYRDLARVVLSRLMMVPEYSALISEQTQHINTMLADWMRAAHRDGRLRVPRPELAADQFVGMLMAYAFWPALFGVEKSSTTIKQSIFVNKTVTMFLKGYEN; the protein is encoded by the coding sequence ATGAAGCACACCGATCGAAAACGCGCCGACATCCTTGCCGCGGCGGTCGCCGAATTCCGCAAGTATGGATACGACAACACCACGATGGACCAGATCGCCGATGCCGCCGGTGCGTCGAAGCGCACGGTTTACAACCACTTTGGCAGCAAAGAGGGGATGTTCGAAGCGATCGTCCGCGAGATGATGGACCGGTCCGACGTGCTGACGGGGGGAGAGTACGACGCGGAACAACCGCTGCCGCGGCAACTCAAACGCATCGCCAACGAGATCATCGACACCCTGAAAGATGAAAGTTATCGCGACCTCGCCCGCGTCGTGCTGTCGCGGCTGATGATGGTGCCCGAATACAGTGCGCTGATCTCCGAGCAAACACAGCACATCAACACGATGTTGGCCGACTGGATGCGGGCCGCCCACCGCGACGGGCGATTGCGAGTCCCGCGCCCGGAACTCGCCGCCGACCAGTTCGTCGGCATGCTAATGGCCTACGCGTTTTGGCCTGCTCTGTTCGGCGTCGAAAAAAGCTCCACCACCATTAAGCAGTCGATCTTTGTCAACAAAACCGTGACCATGTTCCTCAAGGGCTATGAAAACTGA
- a CDS encoding sulfatase family protein — MTDRTRILLLSIWAGLLAGPPVVPSAGADERRNVLIIQTDEHNFRTLGCYRRTLPDEQAFVWGKDAVVETPAIDSIAQRGAICTSFYATSPVCTPSRAAFFTGLYPHQTGAHTNNQPLHSDIVTFAEVLRREGYATGYAGKWHLDGPGKPQWAPERRFGFADNRFMFNRGHWKNFQLTDAGPRVGARDKNGAPSYGVADADEQTFATDWLADRAMDFIREHADQPFCYHLSLPDPHGPNTVRAPYDTMYADMAIRPPMSFSMSKENPAWAAVGGKNSAVKFNPALMTLYFGMVRCIDDNVGQILDTLAELKLTDKTIIVFTSDHGDLCFEHGRLNKGNPYEASAKIPMIIAAPGLIPEGTRVDQALGTVDFAPTLLSLLGKNTAHPMAGRDASPLLTARQGEQWDDVAIIQSSGSSPSWFAVITDRYKLVLSMSERPWLFDLENDPDELKNSIGLDQNRDVVRRLATRLRDYARSQEAGFLNAKLKGQIESLLDK; from the coding sequence ATGACTGATCGAACTCGGATCCTTCTGCTTTCCATTTGGGCGGGACTGCTGGCCGGCCCGCCGGTCGTGCCTTCGGCGGGCGCCGACGAGCGGCGGAATGTGTTGATCATTCAGACCGACGAACACAACTTTCGGACGCTGGGGTGCTATCGCCGGACGCTGCCGGACGAGCAAGCATTCGTCTGGGGGAAAGACGCGGTCGTCGAGACACCGGCGATCGATTCCATCGCACAGCGCGGCGCGATCTGCACGTCGTTCTACGCCACCAGCCCCGTTTGCACGCCTTCACGCGCGGCGTTCTTCACCGGGCTTTACCCCCACCAAACCGGCGCCCACACCAACAACCAACCACTGCACAGCGACATCGTCACCTTTGCCGAAGTGCTTCGGCGCGAGGGATACGCGACCGGATACGCCGGCAAATGGCACTTGGACGGACCGGGCAAACCCCAGTGGGCTCCGGAACGCCGATTCGGATTCGCCGATAATCGGTTCATGTTCAATCGAGGGCACTGGAAGAATTTTCAGCTCACCGATGCCGGCCCCCGCGTCGGTGCGCGCGACAAGAACGGCGCCCCCAGCTATGGGGTCGCTGATGCCGACGAGCAGACCTTTGCTACCGATTGGTTGGCCGATCGGGCGATGGACTTTATCCGCGAGCATGCCGACCAGCCGTTCTGCTATCACCTTAGCCTGCCCGATCCTCACGGTCCGAACACGGTGCGCGCGCCCTACGATACGATGTACGCCGACATGGCGATTCGGCCGCCGATGTCATTTTCGATGTCGAAAGAAAACCCGGCCTGGGCCGCCGTCGGGGGAAAGAACTCGGCGGTCAAATTCAATCCGGCGTTGATGACACTGTACTTCGGGATGGTCCGCTGTATCGATGACAACGTCGGTCAAATCTTGGACACGCTGGCCGAGCTGAAGCTGACCGACAAGACGATCATTGTGTTCACATCCGACCACGGGGACCTTTGTTTCGAACACGGTCGGTTGAACAAGGGCAATCCGTACGAAGCGAGTGCGAAGATTCCGATGATCATCGCGGCGCCGGGTTTGATTCCGGAGGGGACGCGAGTCGACCAGGCGCTCGGCACCGTCGACTTTGCGCCGACGTTGTTGTCGCTGCTCGGCAAAAACACCGCGCATCCAATGGCCGGCCGCGACGCGTCGCCGTTGCTGACCGCACGGCAAGGCGAACAGTGGGACGACGTTGCGATCATTCAATCCTCCGGTTCCAGCCCGTCGTGGTTTGCGGTGATCACCGACCGCTACAAACTGGTCCTGTCGATGTCGGAACGCCCGTGGCTGTTTGACCTGGAAAATGATCCGGACGAATTGAAGAACTCCATCGGCTTGGACCAGAACCGCGACGTCGTTCGTCGTCTGGCAACTCGCCTGCGTGATTACGCACGATCGCAAGAGGCGGGGTTTCTGAATGCGAAATTGAAAGGGCAGATCGAATCACTGCTCGACAAATAA
- a CDS encoding IS4 family transposase — protein MVSQWVIDELETVDLGDKRRNERLAEVLSAMAGLPSKSIPAAVGAGHNETTAAYRLFDNDAICFEDILAPHIDACYKRLAEQEVVILAHDTTELDLTKPNTQVEGAGPLDGSSRYGELLHPLMAFTPTGTPLGTVAAELWTREEGPSKADDRKKVPIEEKESLRWLENHREAQLIASEHPETQVVCVADSEADIFEVIECNSDSPKNFWWIIRSCYDRSIVDQHGRPSGNLHEKLAASKVRYTKAITIRSHQPKLACDKRARNQPREARQCELEVRATTLTLKNPYRPDRHLRPTKVNAIWAHEIDPPEGDTPISWLLLTNMPISNKEEIELVLSYYCIRWLIEVFFRTLKSGTRIEAKRFEKIERFERCLAVSMILAWRTFYSVRIGRECPDVSCEAVFVADEWQPVYKIVTGEDPPKKPPTLKEIVRMIARLGGYIDRPRHDEPGTDTVMRGMERLYDISSCWRSFGPNATRSGE, from the coding sequence ATGGTGAGCCAATGGGTGATTGACGAATTAGAAACGGTGGATCTTGGCGACAAGAGACGAAATGAACGACTTGCCGAAGTGCTCTCCGCCATGGCTGGTTTGCCGAGCAAGAGCATTCCTGCTGCAGTCGGCGCAGGACACAACGAAACAACGGCAGCCTACCGACTTTTTGATAACGATGCGATCTGCTTTGAGGACATTTTAGCGCCCCATATAGATGCCTGCTATAAGCGTCTTGCTGAGCAAGAAGTTGTCATCTTGGCTCACGATACGACGGAACTGGATTTGACGAAACCTAACACGCAAGTAGAAGGGGCCGGTCCGCTAGATGGCAGTTCACGCTACGGCGAGTTGCTTCACCCGCTGATGGCGTTCACTCCCACCGGCACGCCCTTAGGAACCGTTGCAGCGGAACTTTGGACTCGCGAGGAAGGTCCGTCAAAAGCCGATGATCGAAAGAAAGTGCCGATTGAAGAGAAGGAGTCTCTGCGATGGCTTGAAAACCACCGCGAAGCACAGTTAATCGCTAGCGAGCACCCCGAAACGCAAGTTGTCTGCGTGGCTGACAGCGAAGCGGACATCTTTGAAGTCATCGAGTGTAATTCCGATTCTCCAAAGAACTTTTGGTGGATTATTCGCAGTTGCTATGACCGTTCGATCGTTGATCAGCACGGTCGGCCATCAGGAAATCTGCATGAAAAACTCGCCGCGAGCAAAGTACGCTACACCAAAGCGATAACGATTCGTTCGCACCAACCCAAGTTAGCCTGTGACAAACGAGCACGCAATCAACCGCGAGAGGCACGCCAATGCGAACTCGAGGTGCGTGCAACGACGCTGACACTGAAGAACCCCTATCGGCCCGATCGACACCTACGGCCCACGAAAGTCAACGCGATTTGGGCTCACGAGATCGATCCGCCTGAAGGGGATACGCCTATCAGTTGGCTGTTGCTGACCAATATGCCGATTTCGAACAAGGAAGAGATTGAGCTGGTGTTGTCTTACTACTGCATTCGCTGGTTGATCGAAGTATTCTTCCGAACTCTCAAATCAGGCACTCGCATCGAAGCAAAGCGGTTTGAAAAGATCGAACGATTCGAGCGTTGTCTCGCTGTTTCGATGATCTTGGCGTGGCGAACGTTCTACAGCGTGCGGATCGGTCGCGAATGTCCAGACGTCAGCTGTGAAGCAGTATTCGTAGCCGACGAATGGCAGCCGGTATACAAGATCGTCACCGGGGAAGATCCGCCAAAGAAACCACCGACGTTGAAGGAGATCGTCCGCATGATCGCTCGGCTTGGCGGCTACATCGACCGACCACGACATGACGAGCCTGGCACCGATACGGTCATGCGCGGCATGGAACGACTCTACGACATCAGTAGTTGTTGGCGAAGCTTTGGTCCAAATGCAACCAGATCAGGGGAATGA
- a CDS encoding DUF1559 family PulG-like putative transporter: protein MRWKLLLATCVTPLLIGAVVLVPDARRTAARMRAQGRLSQLHLALLNYQTVNGFLPDRNVTDPNGRPLFSWVGSILPYIEQHEIASSLDISQPWNSPSNEKSLASGERFWNWYTEDGYFISTYNGAGSMWDADGNPLGKLADYPTHVVLVATAIDGVHPLEPFSLSEAGLREILAAGHMAVYVDADRIHGTVTLDGESIVFARGMVQ from the coding sequence ATGCGATGGAAACTCTTACTTGCGACATGCGTCACTCCGTTGCTGATTGGTGCGGTAGTTTTGGTCCCAGATGCCCGTCGGACCGCGGCCAGGATGCGTGCCCAAGGACGATTGAGCCAGCTGCATCTGGCACTGCTGAACTATCAAACCGTGAATGGTTTTCTTCCTGATCGAAACGTGACGGATCCAAACGGTCGTCCTCTCTTTTCTTGGGTCGGCTCAATCTTGCCGTACATTGAGCAACATGAAATTGCAAGCTCACTCGACATTTCCCAACCATGGAATTCGCCGTCAAACGAAAAATCGCTCGCGAGCGGCGAGAGATTCTGGAATTGGTACACCGAGGACGGGTACTTCATTAGCACTTACAATGGAGCTGGTTCGATGTGGGATGCCGACGGGAATCCGCTCGGAAAACTCGCTGACTATCCCACCCATGTCGTGCTCGTCGCGACAGCTATTGATGGCGTTCACCCACTGGAACCCTTTTCCTTGTCAGAAGCGGGGCTTCGCGAAATCCTAGCAGCTGGTCACATGGCGGTGTATGTTGATGCAGATCGGATTCACGGAACGGTAACGCTTGACGGCGAGTCGATCGTCTTCGCTCGTGGCATGGTGCAATAG
- a CDS encoding SpoIIAA family protein: MLNVQLDEDQGIAILEPDGELSKEDFETASRLIDPYIEEHDALNGIMIHVRTFPGWDSFSSLVAHLKFVKEHHQKVARIAFATDSPIGGIAAKIAPHFVNAEIKRFAFDEFEAARTWIVGGT; the protein is encoded by the coding sequence ATGTTGAACGTCCAGTTAGATGAAGATCAAGGGATCGCAATCCTGGAGCCTGATGGCGAACTGTCGAAAGAGGATTTTGAAACAGCAAGTCGGTTGATTGATCCATACATTGAAGAGCATGACGCATTAAACGGAATCATGATTCATGTTCGAACTTTTCCCGGATGGGACTCGTTCTCTTCGTTAGTGGCGCATTTAAAATTCGTCAAAGAGCATCATCAAAAAGTCGCACGGATCGCGTTCGCAACGGATTCGCCGATCGGCGGGATTGCCGCTAAGATTGCGCCTCATTTTGTCAATGCCGAGATCAAGAGATTCGCGTTCGATGAATTTGAAGCCGCGAGAACATGGATCGTGGGCGGTACTTAG